A window of Candidatus Kinetoplastibacterium crithidii (ex Angomonas deanei ATCC 30255) contains these coding sequences:
- the hscA gene encoding Fe-S protein assembly chaperone HscA, which translates to MTLLQISEPENQDDEILKRNLSIGIDLGTTNSLVSFVNNVSEPEIICDYNGHSLIPSIVNYSGKEAVVGQDALKLLDDVNTISSFKRFMGRSIEGINDNFPTYNFVSENNILKIHTKSCNITPVEISADLLSYLKKIAENKLHEKINDAVITVPAYFDERQRQATRDAANLAGLNVLRLLNEPTAAAIAYGLENSNDGIYVVFDLGGGTFDISILKLHDSIFDILSTFGNTVLGGNDFDEIIANYITGLATNKDISLKDKRNILIKSKSIRESLTTNENCEFNIVLENGHAIVGSIDRIIFKKISESLLNKIKTCVHQAIKDSGLNIKEDILNIVMVGGATRMPIIRELVIDIFDKEPLINIDPDKVVSLGAALQADRLVNNNHIENNWLLLDVTPLSLGIETMGGLFEKIIPRNSKIPILAKQEFTTMKNNQRSMRIHVLQGEGDLVQECRSLAYFELNDIPPMLSGVPRIEVKFQIDADGLLQVSARETTKNIESRIVVKPSNGLTNDEVKLMIQKTLLSNDNGVNRFLLEKQLELQKLIETIEEALNQDPYVISEQELSVIKNSLIDAKKHINDSNINLLESIINDLSIKTENFAILRMNYHIKNSLFKKNILDI; encoded by the coding sequence ATGACATTATTGCAAATTTCAGAACCGGAAAATCAAGATGATGAAATCTTGAAAAGAAATTTATCTATAGGTATTGATCTAGGCACAACAAATTCATTGGTTTCTTTTGTAAACAATGTTTCAGAGCCAGAAATTATTTGTGATTATAATGGACATTCTTTAATTCCGTCTATCGTCAATTATAGTGGTAAAGAAGCTGTTGTTGGTCAAGATGCTCTTAAATTATTAGATGATGTAAATACAATTTCTTCATTTAAAAGATTTATGGGAAGGTCAATTGAAGGAATAAATGATAATTTTCCTACCTATAATTTTGTTAGTGAAAATAATATATTAAAAATACATACTAAAAGTTGTAATATTACTCCTGTCGAAATTTCTGCCGATCTTCTTTCTTATTTAAAAAAAATAGCAGAAAATAAATTACATGAAAAAATTAATGACGCTGTTATTACGGTTCCTGCTTACTTCGACGAAAGACAACGACAAGCTACTAGGGATGCAGCAAATTTGGCTGGTCTAAATGTTTTGCGTTTATTGAATGAACCTACTGCGGCAGCTATTGCTTATGGGTTAGAGAATTCTAATGATGGTATATATGTGGTTTTTGACTTAGGAGGAGGAACATTTGATATTTCTATTTTAAAATTACATGATAGTATTTTTGATATTCTATCAACATTTGGCAACACTGTTCTAGGTGGTAATGATTTTGATGAAATAATAGCTAATTATATCACTGGTCTAGCTACTAATAAGGATATTTCTTTGAAAGACAAAAGAAATATCCTTATTAAATCTAAGTCCATTAGAGAATCTCTGACAACTAATGAAAATTGTGAATTTAATATAGTTCTTGAAAATGGACATGCAATTGTTGGTTCTATAGACCGTATTATTTTTAAAAAAATATCAGAAAGTTTATTAAATAAAATTAAAACATGTGTACACCAAGCTATAAAAGATTCAGGATTAAATATTAAAGAAGATATTCTTAATATAGTCATGGTTGGTGGAGCTACACGCATGCCAATTATCAGAGAATTAGTTATTGATATCTTTGATAAAGAGCCATTAATTAATATTGATCCAGATAAGGTAGTTTCTCTAGGAGCTGCTTTGCAAGCAGATAGGTTAGTAAATAATAATCACATTGAGAATAATTGGTTGTTATTGGATGTAACTCCTTTATCCCTAGGAATTGAAACTATGGGAGGACTTTTTGAGAAAATCATACCACGTAATAGTAAAATCCCTATATTGGCAAAACAAGAATTTACTACTATGAAAAACAATCAAAGATCCATGAGAATTCATGTTTTGCAAGGTGAAGGGGATCTAGTTCAAGAATGTCGTTCTCTTGCTTATTTCGAATTGAATGATATTCCTCCAATGTTGTCTGGTGTGCCTCGTATTGAAGTTAAATTTCAGATTGATGCAGATGGTTTATTACAAGTTTCTGCAAGAGAAACCACTAAAAATATAGAATCCAGAATAGTTGTTAAGCCATCTAATGGTTTAACTAATGATGAAGTAAAGCTAATGATCCAGAAAACTTTGTTATCTAATGATAATGGTGTTAATCGTTTTTTATTAGAAAAACAATTGGAACTGCAAAAACTAATTGAGACAATTGAGGAGGCGTTAAACCAAGATCCTTATGTAATTAGTGAGCAAGAATTATCAGTCATAAAGAATTCATTAATTGATGCCAAAAAACATATAAATGATTCAAATATTAATTTATTAGAATCGATTATAAATGATTTATCTATTAAAACTGAAAATTTTGCTATTTTAAGAATGAATTATCACATAAAGAATTCTTTATTTAAAAAGAATATTCTTGATATTTAA
- the hscB gene encoding Fe-S protein assembly co-chaperone HscB: MLDDKNNYFSLFNLKVAFILDEDYLDKTWRDLSNLAHPDRYVGFSKVDQSASVRLMSFINEAYYNLRNPIKRARYICELNGIDFDNADSFNDSNFLLEQMELRDLLTNIIEQRNIEALDIFIKELQNKKNIRFELLSVFLDKSSDYRKASIVIKELMFLDKIMKEALDYKQL, translated from the coding sequence ATGTTAGATGATAAGAATAATTATTTTAGTTTGTTCAACCTCAAAGTTGCTTTTATCTTAGATGAGGATTATTTAGATAAGACATGGAGAGATCTATCAAATTTAGCTCATCCTGATAGATATGTAGGATTTAGTAAGGTAGATCAGTCTGCATCTGTTAGACTTATGTCATTTATTAACGAAGCATATTATAATTTGCGAAATCCAATCAAAAGAGCTCGTTATATTTGTGAGCTTAATGGCATAGATTTTGACAATGCTGATTCTTTTAATGATTCTAACTTTCTTTTAGAACAGATGGAATTGAGAGATTTACTTACTAATATTATTGAACAAAGAAATATTGAAGCTTTAGATATCTTTATCAAAGAATTACAGAATAAAAAAAATATTCGTTTTGAATTATTATCAGTTTTTCTAGATAAATCTTCAGATTATCGTAAAGCTAGTATTGTGATTAAAGAGTTAATGTTCCTTGATAAAATAATGAAGGAAGCTCTTGATTATAAGCAATTGTAG
- a CDS encoding HesB/IscA family protein: protein MSILLTKQAALRVSNLLSQRGSGVGLRIKVKTTGCSGLSYKLEYVDKCSLEDLVFESFGVKIFIKKDHLIYLDGTEIDYAKEGFKEGFKFINPNEKARCGCGESFTI, encoded by the coding sequence ATGTCTATTTTGCTTACTAAGCAGGCAGCACTAAGAGTTTCTAACTTATTGTCTCAAAGAGGTTCTGGGGTTGGCCTTAGAATTAAAGTGAAAACAACTGGTTGTTCTGGTTTATCTTATAAACTTGAATATGTTGATAAGTGCAGTTTGGAAGATCTAGTTTTTGAGAGTTTTGGAGTTAAAATCTTTATTAAAAAAGATCATCTCATATATTTAGATGGAACTGAGATAGATTATGCAAAAGAAGGTTTTAAAGAAGGTTTTAAATTCATTAATCCTAATGAAAAAGCTAGGTGTGGTTGTGGAGAATCTTTTACAATATAA
- the iscU gene encoding Fe-S cluster assembly scaffold IscU: MAYSDKVLDHYENPRNVGSLDKNDKSVGTGMVGAPACGDVMKLQIKVSGEGLIEEAKFKTYGCGSAIASSSLVTEWIKGKSVDQALTIRNTDIAEELALPPVKIHCSILAEDAIRSAVKDYKEKNKI, translated from the coding sequence ATGGCTTATAGTGATAAAGTTTTGGATCATTATGAAAATCCTCGTAATGTAGGGTCATTAGACAAAAATGATAAATCTGTAGGAACAGGTATGGTAGGAGCTCCTGCTTGTGGTGATGTAATGAAGTTGCAGATTAAAGTAAGCGGGGAAGGTTTAATCGAAGAAGCAAAATTTAAAACTTATGGTTGTGGATCTGCGATAGCTTCAAGTTCATTAGTTACTGAGTGGATAAAAGGAAAATCTGTAGATCAGGCTTTGACTATACGTAATACTGATATAGCAGAAGAGCTTGCTTTACCACCTGTGAAAATACATTGTTCTATTTTAGCAGAAGATGCTATTAGATCTGCTGTAAAAGATTATAAGGAAAAAAATAAAATATAA
- a CDS encoding IscS subfamily cysteine desulfurase, whose product MSNKLKPIYMDYSATTPVDPRVIDKMVPWLYENPGNPASRSHAFGWVAEEAVENSRKEVARLVNADSREIIWTSGATESNNLAIKGAANFYSNKGKHIITVKTEHKAVLDACRELERKGFEVSYLDVKEDGILDIDYLGSSIRKDTILVSVMLVNNEIGVIQDIKSIGHLCRSKGVLLHVDAAQATGKVEIDLKDLPVDLMSFSAHKTYGPKGIGALYISRKPRVRIESQMHGGGHERGIRSGTLPTHQIVGMGEAFRIAREEMSLENDRIKLLHDRLYQGISSIEDTYVNGSMEHRVPHNLNISFNYIEGESLMMALNGLAVSSGSACTSASLEPSYVLRALGRSDELAHSSIRFSLGRFSTMEDVEYAIGLLKVNVAKLRELSPLWEMVKENIDISTVQWSVN is encoded by the coding sequence ATGTCAAATAAGTTGAAACCTATTTATATGGATTATTCTGCTACAACACCTGTGGACCCAAGAGTTATTGATAAGATGGTTCCATGGCTGTATGAAAATCCTGGTAATCCTGCTTCTCGTAGCCATGCGTTTGGATGGGTGGCTGAGGAGGCTGTCGAAAATTCCAGAAAGGAAGTAGCTAGGCTTGTTAATGCGGATTCTCGTGAGATAATCTGGACTTCTGGTGCTACGGAATCTAACAATTTAGCCATAAAAGGGGCTGCTAATTTTTATTCTAACAAAGGTAAGCATATTATTACTGTCAAAACAGAACATAAAGCAGTTTTAGATGCTTGTAGAGAATTAGAACGCAAAGGTTTCGAAGTTAGCTATTTAGATGTAAAAGAGGATGGTATTCTAGATATAGATTACTTGGGGTCTTCTATAAGAAAGGATACTATTTTAGTATCTGTGATGTTAGTTAATAATGAAATTGGTGTGATACAAGATATTAAATCTATTGGGCATTTGTGTAGATCAAAAGGTGTTTTATTACATGTAGATGCTGCTCAAGCAACTGGTAAAGTTGAAATTGATTTGAAAGATTTGCCAGTTGATTTAATGTCATTTTCAGCTCATAAAACTTATGGACCTAAAGGCATAGGAGCTTTGTATATATCTCGTAAGCCAAGAGTTAGAATCGAGTCTCAAATGCATGGCGGAGGGCATGAGAGGGGTATAAGATCCGGTACTCTGCCAACACACCAAATAGTAGGTATGGGAGAGGCTTTTCGTATAGCTAGGGAAGAAATGTCTTTAGAAAACGACCGTATTAAACTATTACATGATAGATTATATCAAGGAATATCTAGTATAGAAGATACTTATGTTAATGGAAGTATGGAGCATAGGGTTCCCCATAATTTAAATATAAGTTTTAATTATATAGAAGGAGAATCTTTAATGATGGCTTTGAATGGACTAGCAGTCTCTAGTGGTTCTGCTTGTACTTCAGCTAGTTTAGAACCTTCTTATGTTTTAAGAGCTCTCGGTCGTAGTGACGAATTGGCCCATAGTTCTATTCGTTTTAGTTTAGGAAGATTTTCTACTATGGAAGATGTTGAATATGCTATTGGGCTACTAAAAGTAAATGTTGCTAAATTAAGGGAGTTATCTCCTTTATGGGAAATGGTTAAGGAAAACATTGATATTAGTACAGTTCAGTGGTCTGTTAATTAA
- a CDS encoding Rrf2 family transcriptional regulator: MRLTTRSRFAVTAMLELAIEYDLSASVSLSLISERHNLSISYLEQLFLKLRKKSLVNSVRGSNGGYYLSRSPSEIVVADIIFAVDDVLDATACKGMANCKKDNNGNFTKCITHDLWSSLNQKMFEYLSSISLQSLLDAKNFNSRKSDSLNYLSHHDNCINEIVFL, translated from the coding sequence ATGCGGTTGACAACTAGAAGTCGTTTTGCTGTGACTGCTATGCTTGAATTGGCTATAGAGTATGATCTATCAGCAAGCGTGAGTTTAAGCTTGATTAGTGAGCGTCACAATCTTTCTATATCTTATTTAGAACAATTATTTTTGAAATTAAGAAAAAAATCTTTAGTTAATAGTGTGCGTGGTTCTAATGGTGGTTATTATTTATCAAGATCTCCTAGTGAAATAGTTGTAGCAGATATTATTTTTGCTGTTGATGATGTTTTAGATGCTACAGCTTGTAAAGGCATGGCAAATTGTAAGAAAGACAATAACGGTAACTTTACTAAGTGTATTACACATGATTTATGGTCGTCATTAAATCAAAAAATGTTTGAGTATTTAAGTTCAATTTCATTGCAAAGTTTACTAGATGCTAAGAATTTTAACAGTCGAAAGTCTGATTCTTTAAATTACTTGAGTCATCATGATAATTGTATAAATGAAATAGTGTTTTTATAG
- a CDS encoding low molecular weight protein-tyrosine-phosphatase codes for MAKNVLFVCMGNICRSPTAEIIFKQIVYNSGMSKYINVDSAGTHSGNISRLADHRAAMEAKNRGFDISSHKSRPLNIGDFSYFDLIIAMDFENMRFMKEMCPSKDLYKLSMLMRYSKNFFLDEVPDPYYDNLHGFSRVFEYIEDACEGLFNFIYENYSNEFIYDK; via the coding sequence ATGGCTAAAAATGTATTATTTGTTTGTATGGGCAATATTTGTAGATCTCCTACAGCTGAAATTATATTTAAACAAATTGTTTATAATTCTGGTATGTCTAAGTATATTAATGTCGATTCTGCTGGCACTCATTCAGGAAATATTAGTAGGCTAGCTGATCATAGGGCTGCAATGGAAGCTAAGAATAGAGGATTTGATATTTCATCCCATAAATCGCGTCCTTTGAATATTGGAGATTTTTCATATTTTGATTTGATAATCGCTATGGATTTTGAAAATATGAGATTTATGAAAGAGATGTGTCCCTCCAAAGATCTTTATAAATTAAGTATGTTGATGCGTTATTCTAAAAACTTCTTTTTAGATGAAGTTCCTGATCCATATTATGACAATTTGCATGGGTTTAGTAGGGTATTTGAATATATAGAGGATGCGTGTGAAGGATTGTTTAATTTTATATATGAAAATTATTCTAATGAATTTATTTATGATAAGTAA